From Pelotomaculum schinkii, the proteins below share one genomic window:
- a CDS encoding site-specific integrase encodes MVKKSDQQKDKKKKAHKRGHGEGTIYQRPDGRWTAQATIGRDSEGKPKRVTYYGKTRPEVLEKLDKARAELKAGTFVANTKMSVSQWIATWLETYAKPRVRLSTFESYQALLTQHVTPVIGGIYLKDLRPEHLQKLVNQKLEYGRINKKGGLSARTVRYILALIGQVLKQALKEGLVNRNVADSVSKPKRKQHEIVPLTIDQTNSFLNAARDSRHFPAFLLEWATGLRRGELLGLRWKDVDLKKGAISVRQSLIRTKSQGLTFTEPKTKKSRRTIPIPQEALTELKAHKARQNQEKLLLGGETIDGVYVPNYKDNDLVFCRGDGLPMDPRGFTKAFDLILSKAGLPKVAFHDMRHGHATMLLLLGEHPKVVQERLGHSTITMTLDTYSHILPGLQEKASSKLSTVLDIKEKPSHQEG; translated from the coding sequence TCGGAAGGCAAACCAAAGAGGGTTACATATTACGGCAAAACCCGTCCGGAGGTCCTTGAGAAGCTTGATAAAGCCAGGGCAGAGTTAAAGGCCGGCACCTTTGTAGCCAATACTAAGATGAGCGTCAGCCAATGGATTGCCACGTGGCTGGAAACCTACGCAAAACCAAGGGTAAGACTCTCCACCTTTGAAAGCTACCAGGCCCTATTAACTCAGCATGTTACACCCGTCATTGGTGGCATATACCTAAAAGACCTGCGGCCTGAACACCTGCAAAAATTAGTTAACCAAAAGCTTGAGTACGGCAGGATAAATAAAAAAGGCGGTCTTTCTGCCAGAACTGTACGTTATATACTTGCCTTGATAGGCCAGGTTTTGAAGCAGGCGTTAAAGGAGGGCCTGGTCAACCGAAATGTGGCCGATTCTGTCAGTAAACCAAAACGCAAGCAGCATGAAATTGTTCCCTTGACTATAGACCAGACAAACAGCTTCTTAAATGCTGCGAGAGATAGCAGGCACTTCCCCGCCTTTCTATTAGAGTGGGCAACAGGCCTGCGCAGGGGGGAACTCCTGGGGTTACGCTGGAAAGATGTGGACTTGAAAAAGGGAGCTATCAGCGTCAGGCAGTCACTGATCAGAACCAAGTCCCAGGGGTTAACCTTTACAGAGCCCAAAACCAAAAAGTCCAGACGTACAATCCCGATCCCACAGGAAGCCCTAACAGAACTAAAGGCTCACAAGGCCCGGCAGAACCAGGAGAAGTTACTCCTGGGTGGGGAAACTATAGATGGTGTTTATGTCCCCAATTACAAAGATAATGACTTAGTATTCTGTAGGGGTGATGGTCTACCGATGGACCCGCGGGGATTCACCAAAGCCTTTGATCTGATACTCAGCAAAGCAGGCTTGCCAAAGGTGGCCTTTCACGATATGAGACACGGCCACGCCACAATGCTCCTGCTGCTGGGGGAACATCCCAAGGTAGTACAGGAACGGCTAGGCCACAGCACTATAACGATGACCCTGGACACGTACAGCCACATACTGCCAGGACTTCAGGAAAAGGCTTCATCGAAGTTAAGCACGGTATTAGATATAAAAGAAAAACCTTCCCATCAGGAAGGCTAA
- a CDS encoding glycosyltransferase produces MQTLAHYFKPDASIIIPCKNEGGNVKMTVDSLMAALPSSGTEIIVVDDLSQDDCCRFLQADSRYANIQYISLPGLGAAQARNYGAAAAKGEYLVFCDAHITVQEGWLASLLSTFNRPGVDAVSPAIGSIANPHAVGYGQTWNARLETAWLPAPARMETTRAPLLPGGCLAVHSSVFQQVGGFDRGFIVWGHEDVELSLKLWLFGYGLYINPAVKILHLFRQKHPYRVTFDYVHYNLLRMAYSHFNNNRVDKVIALVKPYGKSERIIRNVLKSGVLDQRQDYFKRRQRDDDWFMSEFQIPF; encoded by the coding sequence ATGCAAACCCTGGCTCACTATTTTAAGCCCGATGCCTCAATCATTATCCCCTGTAAAAACGAGGGCGGCAACGTCAAAATGACTGTGGATTCGTTAATGGCTGCCCTGCCTTCCAGCGGAACCGAAATTATAGTTGTTGACGACTTGTCCCAGGACGATTGCTGCCGTTTTCTGCAAGCAGACTCCCGTTACGCCAACATCCAATATATCTCCTTGCCCGGCCTTGGCGCGGCGCAGGCCAGGAATTATGGCGCTGCTGCAGCAAAAGGGGAATACCTGGTCTTTTGCGACGCCCATATCACCGTTCAGGAAGGATGGCTGGCAAGCCTTCTAAGCACCTTTAACCGCCCGGGCGTAGACGCCGTTTCCCCGGCTATAGGCTCCATAGCCAACCCCCACGCAGTGGGCTATGGCCAGACCTGGAATGCCCGTCTGGAAACAGCCTGGCTTCCAGCCCCTGCCCGGATGGAGACAACCAGGGCGCCCCTCCTGCCCGGCGGGTGTCTGGCCGTGCATTCCAGTGTATTTCAACAAGTGGGCGGTTTTGACCGCGGCTTTATCGTTTGGGGCCACGAGGACGTCGAGCTGTCACTGAAACTGTGGCTTTTTGGTTACGGGCTTTACATCAACCCCGCAGTCAAAATCCTTCACCTCTTCCGCCAAAAACATCCTTACCGGGTAACTTTTGATTACGTTCACTACAACCTTTTACGCATGGCCTATTCCCACTTCAATAACAACCGTGTTGATAAGGTCATAGCATTGGTAAAACCGTACGGAAAATCTGAAAGAATCATCAGAAATGTTTTAAAAAGCGGTGTTTTAGACCAGCGCCAGGATTATTTTAAACGCCGCCAACGTGACGACGACTGGTTCATGTCCGAGTTTCAAATACCTTTTTGA
- a CDS encoding sensor histidine kinase, translated as MKGIRVRLTANFMIVIIFTVAILEMLLIYIVRQNYYSSLEGSLSNQIKICTEMYTKYFSDTSLQDNVLYNVDAFWNQSNAEVQIVDKNGNIVMDSQGSISQEMKGNDIEEALTGKTGVWVGYLNGQKVMAVANPLKSDNQIVGALRFIASLSAVDQDIVKTEEVFILIGLFVILIVGSISIFLANTITVPLQEVTAVAQRMAAGNFQIKSRKTRDDEIGKLSDTLNYLADEIVKKEQLKNDFISSVSHELRTPLTSIKGWAITLQSESFQQKEMLKDGLNIISKESERLTQMVEELLDFSKFVSGRIKLNAEDVNLVNLFEHLRKQLTPRAVRENIDFTVDYPENMPNIYSDANRLKQLFINILDNAFNFNHPGGYVHFKAEVQEEGFKFTISDNGCGIAADELPMVKEKFYKGKSSHSKNGIGLSICEEIVNLMGGKLEISSELNKGTDVVITLPKGERPDA; from the coding sequence ATGAAAGGAATCAGAGTAAGGTTAACCGCCAATTTTATGATAGTTATTATTTTCACCGTTGCGATTCTGGAAATGCTTCTTATTTACATCGTTCGCCAGAACTATTACAGCAGTCTTGAAGGCAGTCTCAGCAATCAGATAAAAATTTGCACGGAGATGTATACAAAGTATTTTTCGGATACATCTCTTCAAGACAATGTGCTTTATAATGTTGATGCATTTTGGAACCAGAGTAATGCCGAAGTGCAGATTGTTGACAAGAACGGCAACATTGTAATGGATTCCCAGGGCAGCATTTCACAGGAAATGAAGGGTAACGATATTGAGGAAGCTTTAACCGGCAAAACGGGTGTATGGGTCGGCTACTTGAACGGGCAAAAAGTCATGGCTGTCGCCAATCCGCTCAAATCAGACAATCAAATCGTAGGCGCTTTACGGTTTATCGCCTCTTTGAGTGCCGTTGACCAGGATATTGTCAAAACGGAGGAAGTCTTTATCTTAATCGGTCTGTTTGTAATCCTCATCGTGGGTTCGATCAGCATTTTTTTAGCCAATACCATCACTGTACCCTTGCAGGAAGTTACGGCTGTGGCGCAAAGAATGGCGGCAGGCAACTTTCAAATAAAGAGCAGGAAAACGCGCGATGATGAAATCGGCAAGCTTTCTGATACATTGAATTACTTGGCTGATGAAATTGTGAAAAAGGAACAGCTCAAAAATGACTTTATATCATCCGTGTCTCATGAACTGCGTACGCCATTGACATCCATTAAGGGCTGGGCGATTACTTTACAAAGTGAAAGCTTTCAGCAGAAAGAGATGCTCAAAGATGGCCTGAATATTATTTCCAAAGAGAGTGAACGGCTTACGCAGATGGTCGAAGAACTTCTGGATTTTTCCAAGTTTGTTTCCGGCCGCATCAAACTCAACGCTGAAGACGTGAACCTGGTGAATCTATTTGAACATTTGCGTAAACAATTGACCCCGCGGGCAGTGCGGGAAAATATTGATTTTACCGTTGATTATCCTGAAAACATGCCAAATATTTATTCGGATGCAAATCGTCTTAAACAGTTGTTTATTAATATTCTGGATAATGCCTTTAATTTTAATCATCCGGGAGGTTATGTCCATTTTAAAGCGGAAGTCCAAGAAGAAGGTTTTAAATTTACCATATCCGATAACGGCTGCGGGATAGCTGCAGATGAACTGCCCATGGTCAAAGAAAAGTTTTATAAAGGGAAAAGCTCACATTCCAAAAACGGGATCGGGCTTTCGATTTGCGAGGAGATTGTTAACCTGATGGGCGGAAAGCTGGAAATCAGCAGCGAGCTTAATAAAGGAACGGATGTGGTGATAACCTTGCCCAAAGGGGAGCGTCCGGATGCTTAA
- a CDS encoding response regulator transcription factor has protein sequence MHDPKIKILVVEDEESIRRFITLNLSAVGYEVGEAETGEKALTMLRSFRPDVTVLDLMLPGISGFEVCQQIREMMPETLVIMLTAKGQDTDKILGLELGADDYLVKPFNPFELIARIKAMLRRRTYFKVSKNVLQCGDLCLDVIANKFLKKGVQIELTPTEFALLKMFMENQGKALKRNEILNAVWGEDYFGDTKTLDVHIRRLREKLENNPSAPDYIKTVWGSGYRLQAEPDRSS, from the coding sequence ATGCATGATCCAAAAATAAAAATTCTAGTTGTTGAAGATGAGGAATCGATCAGGCGTTTTATCACCCTTAACCTGAGCGCGGTCGGATATGAAGTGGGAGAAGCGGAGACTGGGGAGAAAGCCCTCACGATGCTGAGAAGCTTTAGGCCCGACGTTACCGTACTGGATCTGATGCTGCCGGGGATCAGCGGCTTCGAAGTCTGTCAGCAGATTCGTGAAATGATGCCCGAAACATTGGTGATCATGCTGACGGCAAAGGGGCAGGACACAGATAAAATCCTTGGTCTTGAATTGGGTGCGGACGATTATTTGGTCAAACCGTTTAACCCCTTTGAGTTGATAGCGCGAATCAAGGCCATGCTAAGGCGCAGGACATACTTTAAGGTTAGTAAAAATGTTCTTCAATGCGGGGATCTGTGTTTGGATGTTATTGCCAATAAATTTTTAAAAAAGGGTGTGCAAATTGAATTAACGCCAACCGAATTTGCATTGCTGAAGATGTTTATGGAAAACCAGGGGAAGGCGCTTAAACGAAATGAAATATTGAATGCCGTCTGGGGAGAAGACTATTTTGGGGATACGAAAACTTTGGATGTACATATCAGAAGGCTGAGGGAAAAGCTTGAAAATAATCCGTCTGCGCCTGACTATATAAAAACGGTTTGGGGCTCCGGGTATCGATTGCAGGCGGAACCTGACAGGAGCAGTTAA